Part of the Corticium candelabrum chromosome 15, ooCorCand1.1, whole genome shotgun sequence genome, TCAAATactgatgttttgttttagcGTTATCCTTCGGTCGACGTTCATCAGATATTGGAAAAAGCTGTTGAACTGAAAGAAATAATGAAAGTAGCTGCTGATGTGACACACAGTGAATGAACAGTGACATGCACACTTTGCCTCCTTTTACAATCATAATTTTTGATACTCACGACAGTTTATTTCATTAACCATATACAGTAATTGAGGCATTTCTCTTATCATACAGCATCTACTCCCTAAGTATATAATACAAAGTGAAAACGTTGAGTTTactgtttctgttttatttCATTAAAAGAACTGCTGCTAAATGTTTTCACAATAGAAGGATGGATAAAAGGTCAGTGTGCCACATCATCGTCTTCCCTGCCTGATTTTTAAAAGTTATGCAACTGACAATTAATCTAGACTGGTTTAAAAAGTCTCAAAGTACCAGTAAACACATGGGACCGAGTACCAGTACTTACTTGCCTAGTCATGTTTGCTAAGGAAACTTCTAATGTCTTGACATCCTCTGCTACGAGCTTGCACCTTGACATTTTTGGTTTCGTTCTGGTGGCATGGAACACACAGAGCTCGAAGGTTCTCTCTTGTACAAGCTCCACCACCACAAGCAACAGGATAAATATGATCAGCATGCCACAGCTAGGTAAGAAACAGAGATCTGTAATGAATTATTGACAAATATAGTGTTCACTTGTACTGACTTTTCCAGCCTTTGGCATTTGAACAATATCAGACAGGACTTTCTCTGATAGTTCAGCAAAGTGTCCTGTTTCTTTCAGAAGTTTCATTCTGTCGTCCTTGTTTGTCAACACTCTACACTCAACCAGTCACTCACTGCATACGAAACTAAACACAACATACTGACTTTAGCTTGGAGAGAAGTTCTCCTGTGTCCACATTGCATAGTGCACAAACTCCACGTTCTTGCTCGGCCACGACATCTCGTCCTACTTGACGACTAGTCTTGATCTGCAGTCAAACCAATCAATAATACACAATGCGTTTGATAACAAACTGTGCAGCCACACCTACCAGATAGACCATATAACATTCTCTACAGCAGAATCTCCCTCCGTATGGTAGCTCAGGACAGTTTGGAAGTACACGAGGTTGAAAGGGTATTGTACACGAGGCACATATTCTCTGACCATCTGACAACATTCCCTGTATGTATTGCCGTGTTTTTGGTTCAGCCTGTGCTGCAGACTTATCCTCATGAGATGGCTGCTGTGTTGGGTATTTCATTCTCTTTTCTCCATTAGTGGTTTCCTTGTCTTCAATCAACTGCTCGCTTCGGGTTTTTCGTTTCCGCTTCTTGTTTTTCTGATAACGTGACTGGACAATTTGTTCCACTATTTGCAATTTACCACCGGCAGCCTCAGTTGCTTCAATGATAGCAGTCTCGTTGAACTTTTCCTACCAAACCATGAATTTAAGCATTTAACGTTTTTAATTATGGCTagagtatttaattaatgatgcaCCATTATCATGAAAGACGTGCAAAGGGCATGGCAGCTACTGGTTCTGATGACTGTGAGAATTGCATAACATTTAGAGTAGAGTACAACCATCTACATGTGTCGTCTAAATTAGACATGTCAACATGATGTCTCATGGCGTTTACTGCTATACTTGATTTGTGCTAGAAAGCACAACACCAGGAgtatgaagtgtgtgtgtgtgtgtgtgtgtgtgtgtgtgtgtgtgtgtgtgtgtgtgtgtgtgtgtgtgtgtgtgtgtgtgtgtgtgtgtgtgtgtgtgtgtgtgtgtgtgtgtgtgtgtgtgttgctacaAAGGGCATACATTCTTTCCTTTCGTTTGTCCTACTTACCTTAGATGCAAACCTTGAATACACCTTTTTCTTTCTTGTATTCTAAAAACAACAACGTCACACTACAAATCCTGTCATTCCAACCCAATTTCAAATTAACCTCCTTGATTTGTGCTAAAGCAGAACTGACGTCACTAATCACACGTCTACGATTCCTCAGCAGAGCTCTATCCCGAACAGACAgcctacacacacaacctCTACTTCCATTGTATGTTCATCTACTACATAGATCATTAACCTCACCCAACGTAGTTACTCACAAATTCCTGTACAGCGTGAAGATTGACCCGGAGATCCAATAAAACAGGCAGAGAACCATCGACAGGATACAAAACGTCACTAGCAGAAACAGTACACTGTAAGTAAAGTCCATCCTAGAAACATGAGCAAGTCAGTGAGTTACCGTATATGACAAGAAGTGGTCATTATTCATACCTTAGTATAAAGTGCAAAACGTTCAGTATTGTGGCATACATAGAACTTAAACTGACCATCTTTGGGTGGATCTGGAGCTACTGGTGGAACGTACTGCTGAGGTGGATCAGGATGTCTGATTAAGGTTGATGCTGGTACAAAATTCCTTGACATACCTACGGCAGACGATTGTCTCTAAACACAGAGAACACGTTGCACCTAACTCACTAACAATGACTGCCAAAGTGTTCTGCAAAGATTGGACATTGTTTGTATGCACTGTGTACATGAAACACTACAGTAGCACTCAGacaacttgtgtgtgtgtgtgtgtgtgtgtgtgtgtgtgtgtgtgtgtgtgtgtgtgtgtgtgtgtgtgtgtgtgtcacttctAAAATAATCTACCTTTGAAGGTGTTGACGACTTTCCACTGTATCCACTTGTATGTTGATGTTTCCCAACCGTCTTTTGTTCGCCAGCTGGCAATATGTTTgatattgtttctgtttccCATTCATCTGGTTCACTCCCAATTACCCCTTCTAGTAGATCATCATCCCATCCTGTTTCACTAATAATACTGACGTCAGTGCAGCTTGAAATATTTAATTGCCCTTCATTGTCAACAATCATTTCCGTGCTACCGCCAATGTCACTAAAGTAGTCTGAATTCCCACTGGCACCCggtctgtttggttgttgttTGGGAGGAGTCTCTGGTATTACAGTAATCTCTGTTGCACCGTCACTTGGTTTTGTTGGTGTTGCTGGCAAAAAGTCTATCTCATCGTTGAAGCTTTCGCCTGTTCTATTATGGCTGTCTGATTGTCTACTATTATGTTGTTTTCCATTGTAACTATCATCACAGTTTCTACTATTGACTTGAGCTTTTACTCCAGTAAGACTGCTGCATTGACGAACTTCAATCTTATTATCGCTGTCAATTTCACAATGAATGTtcatttgtccatcttcacACTGCATGTGACCTAATTCGGCTGACGTATCCTCTAGCAAAAGTTCATTATCAACAAgtttttgctgctgctgctgttcaTTAGCTAACGGAGGTGACACCATCACAACTGGTTGCTTTGTGCTGCATGATTTCCCAGAAGTACATTCCCATTCTTGACATGGTGTGTTCCTGTTCaatacatctgtctgttgatcttcACGGTGCCTTTCATTTTCCATCTCCATGTGCTCGGCTGCTACTATTTTTTCTCCACAGTTTTCAATTGATTTTGCAGCATGGCACATCTCACACAAGCAACAGTCAGCAAAATTAACGTGTGTGCATTTTTCACACATCCATTTGCTATTGTCCAGAATTTTGAGTTCACTATCGTCACACCGTTGagaaattgtttgtgttttgagtGTATTTACTGTGGCGACGTCACGTCGACCTTCAGATATCTTCTTTCCATGACTTGTCCTCACACTATCACACATCTCACAAACAACGGCACCAGCCACATTACTGAACGTGCAACACGAACACGACCAGCTAGCGACCACATCAACTGCCTCGTCACAGTCAGCACACTGAACTGTAGAAGACTCAGAAGGATCCGATTCACGAGCAATGCACTCACTACGTTTTCCATTACGAAACCGTCTGTTTTCCTTGCAAAATTCTCTGCTGCTATCATCCCATTTGTCACTTTGAATATGCTTGTAATTGCTTAATCCATCTTGTACTTTTGTAGTTCTGTTTCTCTTGCATGTTGATTCTCTACGATGTCTCAATGATTGTAATTCCATTTCAAGTAGTTTGCTCTCATCTTCACTCTCAGATGTGTGCTCAAAGTGACACTCAGGAGAAGACGCAAACAAGTCAACAAACACACGATTCTGTTTCTGCAAATCTTTGCTTGCCTCTGCAGCCTACACATAACATGATAACTAAACAACAACCAAAAGCTCACAAATATCAATCATATCCTAACATGAGAACAAATGTCAGTGGAGTCATTACACGTTGAATGCATTTGATTAGACAATGAAGTTGTACATGTTAACACAAATTGCTGCAGATTCGTGTCCAGTTCTTCTGCTCTCAAGATATCTGTTTTACCGTTCAATGTTGTACTTGTCACAACAACCTGTAAAAGGAaatcatacacacaaaatcatATCAATATATACAACAATGCAAACCTTTCGACACAACATCAACCACAGCAGTTCATCGAGACTGCCTTTTCCAATCAAGTAGTGTATGTGGACAGACTGGTGCTGCCCAATCCGATGACATCTGTCTTCTGCCTGAAGTAAGTCTCCCGGATTCCAGTATAGTTCAGTAAACACAACGTGAGTAGCAGCAGTCAAGGTAAGGCCCTAAAATGGACAACAAATACATTGGATAACCAAATCAcattatgacac contains:
- the LOC134191670 gene encoding DNA annealing helicase and endonuclease ZRANB3-like isoform X2, with the translated sequence MLTENVMIRRLKLEVMEELPPKIRQKIPFDIPETGMKEMQKSFDHMKKLFGVLKGSVKSETVGDRDTWCDAKSLLTNMFLKTGEAKIFGILAYLIDFLEIAKQDTKCLVFAHHLVVQRAIAEVFVKERIGFVHIYGEVPAHKRQEYVKRFQEDAETRVALLSLKAANTGLTLTAATHVVFTELYWNPGDLLQAEDRCHRIGQHQSVHIHYLIGKGSLDELLWLMLCRKVVVTSTTLNGKTDILRAEELDTNLQQFVLTCTTSLSNQMHSTCNDSTDICSHAAEASKDLQKQNRVFVDLFASSPECHFEHTSESEDESKLLEMELQSLRHRRESTCKRNRTTKVQDGLSNYKHIQSDKWDDSSREFCKENRRFRNGKRSECIARESDPSESSTVQCADCDEAVDVVASWSCSCCTFSNVAGAVVCEMCDSVRTSHGKKISEGRRDVATVNTLKTQTISQRCDDSELKILDNSKWMCEKCTHVNFADCCLCEMCHAAKSIENCGEKIVAAEHMEMENERHREDQQTDVLNRNTPCQEWECTSGKSCSTKQPVVMVSPPLANEQQQQQKLVDNELLLEDTSAELGHMQCEDGQMNIHCEIDSDNKIEVRQCSSLTGVKAQVNSRNCDDSYNGKQHNSRQSDSHNRTGESFNDEIDFLPATPTKPSDGATEITVIPETPPKQQPNRPGASGNSDYFSDIGGSTEMIVDNEGQLNISSCTDVSIISETGWDDDLLEGVIGSEPDEWETETISNILPAGEQKTVGKHQHTSGYSGKSSTPSKRQSSAVGMSRNFVPASTLIRHPDPPQQYVPPVAPDPPKDGQFKFYVCHNTERFALYTKDGLYLQCTVSASDVLYPVDGSLPVLLDLRVNLHAVQEFVSNYVGLSVRDRALLRNRRRVISDVSSALAQIKENTRKKKVYSRFASKEKFNETAIIEATEAAGGKLQIVEQIVQSRYQKNKKRKRKTRSEQLIEDKETTNGEKRMKYPTQQPSHEDKSAAQAEPKTRQYIQGMLSDGQRICASCTIPFQPRVLPNCPELPYGGRFCCRECYMVYLIKTSRQVGRDVVAEQERGVCALCNVDTGELLSKLKVLTNKDDRMKLLKETGHFAELSEKVLSDIVQMPKAGKLWHADHIYPVACGGGACTRENLRALCVPCHQNETKNVKVQARSRGCQDIRSFLSKHD
- the LOC134191670 gene encoding DNA annealing helicase and endonuclease ZRANB3-like isoform X1; the encoded protein is MNSPEKLSFLPFSLARALFDFQQKGVQFGIRHGGRCLIGDEMGLGKTLQALSIAYFYRSEWPLLIITPSSMRYSWVEEIERWLPDIEPTQINLVRGVSHVECLSSTAVTVVSYGLLSFGKQMLLQHLLNQKFQVVIADESHYIKNGRAARSRAAVTLIKRAKRAILLSGTPAISRPAELYSQINALQPKLFASWYEFANRYCEGHRNKFGRFECVGASNLEELNYMLTENVMIRRLKLEVMEELPPKIRQKIPFDIPETGMKEMQKSFDHMKKLFGVLKGSVKSETVGDRDTWCDAKSLLTNMFLKTGEAKIFGILAYLIDFLEIAKQDTKCLVFAHHLVVQRAIAEVFVKERIGFVHIYGEVPAHKRQEYVKRFQEDAETRVALLSLKAANTGLTLTAATHVVFTELYWNPGDLLQAEDRCHRIGQHQSVHIHYLIGKGSLDELLWLMLCRKVVVTSTTLNGKTDILRAEELDTNLQQFVLTCTTSLSNQMHSTCNDSTDICSHAAEASKDLQKQNRVFVDLFASSPECHFEHTSESEDESKLLEMELQSLRHRRESTCKRNRTTKVQDGLSNYKHIQSDKWDDSSREFCKENRRFRNGKRSECIARESDPSESSTVQCADCDEAVDVVASWSCSCCTFSNVAGAVVCEMCDSVRTSHGKKISEGRRDVATVNTLKTQTISQRCDDSELKILDNSKWMCEKCTHVNFADCCLCEMCHAAKSIENCGEKIVAAEHMEMENERHREDQQTDVLNRNTPCQEWECTSGKSCSTKQPVVMVSPPLANEQQQQQKLVDNELLLEDTSAELGHMQCEDGQMNIHCEIDSDNKIEVRQCSSLTGVKAQVNSRNCDDSYNGKQHNSRQSDSHNRTGESFNDEIDFLPATPTKPSDGATEITVIPETPPKQQPNRPGASGNSDYFSDIGGSTEMIVDNEGQLNISSCTDVSIISETGWDDDLLEGVIGSEPDEWETETISNILPAGEQKTVGKHQHTSGYSGKSSTPSKRQSSAVGMSRNFVPASTLIRHPDPPQQYVPPVAPDPPKDGQFKFYVCHNTERFALYTKDGLYLQCTVSASDVLYPVDGSLPVLLDLRVNLHAVQEFVSNYVGLSVRDRALLRNRRRVISDVSSALAQIKENTRKKKVYSRFASKEKFNETAIIEATEAAGGKLQIVEQIVQSRYQKNKKRKRKTRSEQLIEDKETTNGEKRMKYPTQQPSHEDKSAAQAEPKTRQYIQGMLSDGQRICASCTIPFQPRVLPNCPELPYGGRFCCRECYMVYLIKTSRQVGRDVVAEQERGVCALCNVDTGELLSKLKVLTNKDDRMKLLKETGHFAELSEKVLSDIVQMPKAGKLWHADHIYPVACGGGACTRENLRALCVPCHQNETKNVKVQARSRGCQDIRSFLSKHD
- the LOC134191670 gene encoding DNA annealing helicase and endonuclease ZRANB3-like isoform X3, translated to MEELPPKIRQKIPFDIPETGMKEMQKSFDHMKKLFGVLKGSVKSETVGDRDTWCDAKSLLTNMFLKTGEAKIFGILAYLIDFLEIAKQDTKCLVFAHHLVVQRAIAEVFVKERIGFVHIYGEVPAHKRQEYVKRFQEDAETRVALLSLKAANTGLTLTAATHVVFTELYWNPGDLLQAEDRCHRIGQHQSVHIHYLIGKGSLDELLWLMLCRKVVVTSTTLNGKTDILRAEELDTNLQQFVLTCTTSLSNQMHSTCNDSTDICSHAAEASKDLQKQNRVFVDLFASSPECHFEHTSESEDESKLLEMELQSLRHRRESTCKRNRTTKVQDGLSNYKHIQSDKWDDSSREFCKENRRFRNGKRSECIARESDPSESSTVQCADCDEAVDVVASWSCSCCTFSNVAGAVVCEMCDSVRTSHGKKISEGRRDVATVNTLKTQTISQRCDDSELKILDNSKWMCEKCTHVNFADCCLCEMCHAAKSIENCGEKIVAAEHMEMENERHREDQQTDVLNRNTPCQEWECTSGKSCSTKQPVVMVSPPLANEQQQQQKLVDNELLLEDTSAELGHMQCEDGQMNIHCEIDSDNKIEVRQCSSLTGVKAQVNSRNCDDSYNGKQHNSRQSDSHNRTGESFNDEIDFLPATPTKPSDGATEITVIPETPPKQQPNRPGASGNSDYFSDIGGSTEMIVDNEGQLNISSCTDVSIISETGWDDDLLEGVIGSEPDEWETETISNILPAGEQKTVGKHQHTSGYSGKSSTPSKRQSSAVGMSRNFVPASTLIRHPDPPQQYVPPVAPDPPKDGQFKFYVCHNTERFALYTKDGLYLQCTVSASDVLYPVDGSLPVLLDLRVNLHAVQEFVSNYVGLSVRDRALLRNRRRVISDVSSALAQIKENTRKKKVYSRFASKEKFNETAIIEATEAAGGKLQIVEQIVQSRYQKNKKRKRKTRSEQLIEDKETTNGEKRMKYPTQQPSHEDKSAAQAEPKTRQYIQGMLSDGQRICASCTIPFQPRVLPNCPELPYGGRFCCRECYMVYLIKTSRQVGRDVVAEQERGVCALCNVDTGELLSKLKVLTNKDDRMKLLKETGHFAELSEKVLSDIVQMPKAGKLWHADHIYPVACGGGACTRENLRALCVPCHQNETKNVKVQARSRGCQDIRSFLSKHD